The proteins below are encoded in one region of Sporosarcina sp. FSL K6-1508:
- the recR gene encoding recombination mediator RecR, producing MHYPEPISKLMDSFMKLPGIGPKTAGRLAFFVLSMKEDTVLDFAKALVDAKRNLRFCSVCGHITDIDPCHICQDTQRDGSMICVVQDPKDVIAMEKMRDFNGLYHVLHGAISPMEGIGPEDINVPSLLVRLQNEEVEELILATNPTIEGEATAMYISRLVRPSGIKTTRIAHGLPVGGDLEYADEVTLSKALEGRREL from the coding sequence ATGCATTACCCTGAACCAATATCAAAACTGATGGATAGTTTTATGAAATTGCCAGGTATCGGCCCGAAAACAGCGGGTCGACTGGCGTTTTTTGTCTTAAGTATGAAGGAAGACACTGTACTGGATTTTGCGAAAGCACTTGTCGATGCGAAACGTAATCTGCGATTTTGTTCGGTTTGCGGGCATATTACTGATATTGACCCTTGCCATATTTGTCAGGATACGCAGCGCGACGGCTCGATGATCTGCGTTGTTCAAGACCCGAAAGATGTTATAGCTATGGAAAAAATGAGGGACTTCAATGGTCTTTACCACGTTCTTCATGGCGCAATATCTCCAATGGAAGGGATAGGTCCGGAAGACATTAATGTTCCTTCACTGCTAGTTCGACTGCAAAATGAGGAAGTTGAGGAATTAATTTTGGCTACGAACCCCACTATTGAAGGAGAAGCGACCGCAATGTATATTTCAAGGCTCGTTAGGCCATCGGGAATCAAGACAACAAGAATTGCGCACGGTCTGCCTGTTGGCGGGGATCTCGAATACGCGGATGAAGTTACACTATCGAAGGCGCTGGAA
- a CDS encoding YbaB/EbfC family nucleoid-associated protein — translation MKGMGNMQGMMKQMQKMQKQMAVAQEELGEKRLEGAAGGGMVKVIVSGDKQVVEVIVDPSVVDPEDVEMLQDLIVIATNDAMAKAEELTNSTMGQFTKGLNLPGMF, via the coding sequence ATGAAGGGTATGGGAAATATGCAAGGCATGATGAAGCAAATGCAGAAAATGCAGAAACAAATGGCGGTGGCACAAGAAGAGCTTGGTGAAAAACGACTCGAGGGTGCAGCGGGCGGCGGTATGGTTAAAGTTATCGTATCTGGAGATAAACAGGTTGTCGAAGTAATTGTCGATCCATCCGTAGTTGATCCGGAAGATGTTGAAATGTTACAAGACCTGATTGTCATTGCTACTAATGATGCTATGGCTAAAGCGGAAGAACTAACGAACTCGACGATGGGTCAATTCACAAAAGGATTGAACCTGCCGGGGATGTTCTAG